Part of the Tenacibaculum sp. SZ-18 genome, TTTAGACAGTAAAGGATACTTTTTATTTGTAAAAGCTCCAATTTGAACCGAATAAACAATTTCGTTCTCAATATTTGTCTTGATTTTACTAATTTCACTTTCGGAACTATTTCCCTCATTTGCATCAACATCCAAGTCATCGTTGTAGTCACTATCTGCAGTTACATCAGCAATACTATCTAATATTCTTGTTGCTTCAGCTCTTTTAATTTCTGAGACTTCCAAATTACTGCCTGATTGATTTTGAGAAAAATAGACTGCAGCGGCAATTGAAACACCAGATAAAAAACTTAATAAGATATTTCTATTTCTTGCCGTACTTTTAACATCACCTAGCTCTTCTTCTTTTTCGGAAAGTTGGGTTTCTAAATCCTCATTTTTTGAATTAAGAATCTTTATTTGTTCCTGTAAGTCTTCGTATTCTTGATCATTTAAAAAAGGCATATGATTGGTCTATTTTAATAATTCTATTGAGCTAAAATACAAATCTTTTCGGAATAGGGAGGAAAATGTCTTTAAAAGGGGTTTGAAGCCTTGACTTTAATCAAGGCTTCACCGTGTTTCCCCCTTTAAACACTCTTAGTAGTTACTCTTCATAAAAGATGTAACCATTTCAAATATACTAAATTCTAATTAATTTTTTCACTGATAATCATGACTTTACTACCATTGTTAAGTGTAGTAAAAAATATATATATATTTCCACCGTCTGATAGTTTAGTTTCTTTTCTTACTTGAGCTACAGTTTTTGGGAAGTTTCTAACTGTAATATTTGCTTTTTTACTTGGTAAATGTTTTTTTATTTCCTTCTTATTGTATGGAATTACTTTTTCAATTAAAAAACTTCTACCTGGAAAATTAGTAAGTTTATCTGAAGTGTATAAATGTGAGTGTTGTTGAATTTTATTTACGTTAAATTTGTGAGTAACAATTTCAAAACCACCTGATTTCAATATCGCAGAATTAGGTTCGTATAAATACTTTAAAGGCATAGAGTATGAACCTGTTGAATTCTTTTCTAATAAATTAAACTCAAACTCTTCTATATTTGATTTTTTAATATTTATTGCAATTATTTTTGGATCATTAGAAAAGTTTTTTTCTAAAAC contains:
- a CDS encoding SPOR domain-containing protein yields the protein MPFLNDQEYEDLQEQIKILNSKNEDLETQLSEKEEELGDVKSTARNRNILLSFLSGVSIAAAVYFSQNQSGSNLEVSEIKRAEATRILDSIADVTADSDYNDDLDVDANEGNSSESEISKIKTNIENEIVYSVQIGAFTNKKYPLLSKTIAGTLSNEEYLRYSIGLFSTLKEAQNFRRQLLRLGFDDAFVASYINGERQEIHKPY